In Liolophura sinensis isolate JHLJ2023 chromosome 2, CUHK_Ljap_v2, whole genome shotgun sequence, a genomic segment contains:
- the LOC135462801 gene encoding uncharacterized protein LOC135462801: MEKLFTALITSIAIVALFTVWGLWRTGQIPVYPKVSGIQLITVEEIKRHDIFKRSDDAMTNHHRKILDSKVRSGSNPSGRANNSGKQTNDNFKWKKNKQMEILAGNGSRKEIDRNQKWSHKKYAVSFKRKRQNNNGTKVHNIGKKVPNNATKVIDSGKKVPNNDTGVIRNGKKDPNNGTKVLRNDKKASGNGEKVPNKGTNVLGNGKKAPIKDTIVLMDGAKGPSDREQIHSSREVLNLQRLHESLYYNSGDEQPLERVHEEDLREKTEQVNDSTNVKSKLKQRKWASTSRPASGVLKPMKLMKGRPPAKPRLSMAFSLKNERYFTSTTPANIQSSTSHSVFPRGHNSLRPKDHSSASRTKTKININSFTKAIVASTSTPYLDSRSLPSNTKLIKARKSRKPVRSDVKVTVTSQSLVKSSRGVTGVPRRQMSRLQYTKHHEEKQVVDKMPSDVQYVLRFSMDNKRRSKS; this comes from the coding sequence atggaaaaactgttcaccgCCCTTATTACAAGCATAGCAATCGTGGCTTTGTTTACGGTTTGGGGTCTTTGGAGAACCGGTCAAATCCCGGTGTATCCCAAGGTCAGCGGAATCCAATTAATCACGGTAGAAGAGATAAAGAGACATGACATCTTCAAGAGGTCAGACGATGCCATGACCAATCATCATCGCAAAATCCTCGACTCTAAGGTCAGATCTGGGTCAAATCCGTCTGGACGCGCAAACAACTCCGGAAAGCAAACGAACGACAACTTCAAATggaaaaagaacaaacaaatggAGATTCTTGCCGGGAACGGATCCAGAAAAGAAATCGACAGGAATCAGAAGTGGTCACACAAGAAATATGCAGTGAGTTTTAAAAGGAAACGGCAGAATAATAATGGTACAAAAGTTCACAACATTGGTAAAAAGGTTCCAAACAATGCTACAAAGGTTATCGATAGTGGTAAAAAGGTTCCAAACAATGACACAGGGGTTATCCGTAATGGTAAAAAGGATCCAAACAATGGTACAAAGGTTCTCAGAAATGATAAAAAGGCTTCCGGTAATGGTGAAAAGGTTCCAAACAAAGGTACAAATGTTCTCGGTAATGGTAAAAAGGCTCCAATCAAAGATACAATAGTTCTTATGGATGGTGCTAAGGGTCCCAGTGACCGAGAGCAAATCCATAGTTCAAGGGAAGTTCTCAATTTGCAGAGGTTACATGAAAGTCTGTATTATAATTCCGGCGATGAGCAACCACTTGAGCGTGTGCATGAAGAAGATTTAAGGGAAAAAACTGAACAGGTCAACGATTCGACCAATGTAAAATCAAAACTGAAGCAGCGTAAGTGGGCGTCAACATCTAGACCAGCATCAGGTGTGCTAAAACCAATGAAACTAATGAAGGGACGCCCTCCTGCTAAGCCAAGACTCTCTATGGCGTTTTCCCTAAAAAATGAACGTTATTTTACGTCAACGACGCCTGCGAACATCCAGAGCAGTACTTCACATTCCGTGTTCCCGCGAGGTCATAATTCTTTGCGCCCCAAAGATCATTCCTCTGCGTCAAGAACAAAAActaaaattaacattaacagTTTTACCAAAGCAATCGTGGCTAGTACTTCTACGCCCTATTTAGACTCAAGGTCGTTGCCTAGCAACACGAAGCTGATCAAGGCGCGGAAGTCGCGGAAGCCAGTGAGGAGTGACGTCAAGgtcacagtgacgtcacaatcgCTGGTTAAGTCATCTCGCGGCGTAACAGGCGTGCCCCGGCGCCAAATGTCAAGGTTACAATACACCAAACATCATGAGGAAAAACAAGTTGTCGACAAAATGCCATCGGACGTTCAATATGTGTTGAGATTCTCAATGGACAACAAGCGGAGATCTAAGTCCTGA